AAAAGCACGTTCCAGACAGCCTTTTATGAAACTGCAAGATGTGAGTTTAGGCAGGTATGCTGGCGAGCAGCTTGTCCAGCTGATCCAGGAAAACCAACGCCTCCAGGTGCACCTCTCGACCCCCGGGATGCTGCTCTTCGAACAGCTCGAATCAGGAAAACGGGCGCTGTATGCGGCAGCGGCTGATCTGGCACCGAAGTTCCCAAGTGGATCTTATGTTTACATGGATATAAATGGTAAGCCGATACCCTTCCTTTTCGCATATGCAGGAGCAAAAAAATATGTTACCACTCACTTCTCTTATGTCCAGTGATATGTTGAGGCGAGACCTGAGAATCTTTTATTGTGTTCATACGGGCTGTATACATACTCTGGTTGATGTATTTAACATTGATCCCCGTTTGACTTCAGAGGAGAGTTTAGCGGATTTGATAGACTCGGGAATTTCTAATAACTTTGCTTTTTTATATCGTGGACCAGTAGGAGTATACCTTGATCTAATATCAAGTACAGATACATTTAGCGAAATGTTCATTAACGAGAAAAAAGAACTGGCAGAAAATGCGGTAGCTGCTCATAATTATAAAACAGAAAGTATAGAAAGCCGTAGTGCAGGTATTAAATTTGTAGATGGGGAGGGTATTAAAATAAGTGATTACATTAGGATAGAAGACAACGAAATGAGTATTGAAGAATTTTACTCTGTATCGAATTTCCTCTTAGAGGTTATTAAAAAAATAAGATGCGGTCAATTTTCATACAGAGAGGTGCCGGATATCGCTCAAGAAATATACAATAAGACTCGAATACTGAATGAACTTATCAAAGTTTTTGAGATAATACCTACCTGGTAAATTAAATGCATTGTGACTACTCAGCAATTGTGTTGAGTGTCAATCGAGCAATGAATGTTTCAGATGACTGCTCTCCATGATGTTGCTCGTGCAGAGCAGTCACGTCAGGAGTTCGCAGGGGTGGACTTTCCAATTTTAAAAGCCAGCATGACGGCTCCTCCTACATTGATAGAACCAGGATTCAGACTCCCTTTTCCGTCCTGTTCATCGATACTGACTTCACGGAATTTTGTTCCGTGTGAGGAACGTTGCTGAAAAGATTCGGGATTCACGTCCGTAATATGGATTATTGGACCAAGGGTCACGTTTGCCGCAAGACAATACGCCTCAGCTTTTCTGATGCCAGCGGTGACGGCCTTTTGTCTGGCCATCGTCCTCAACTCAGCCAGGTTATTGACTTGGTAATCGACAGAATCGATCTGATTTGCTCCCGCTTCAATAATCCCAAGAAGTAAAGGTTCAAGTCTGTCGAGATCACGAAGCGTCAGACGAAAATCGACCTGTGCCAGATAGCCTGTATGTTGATCCTCCCCATTGACGTACCGCGTCTTCGATTCCAGTTTGATACGTGACGAACCGAATTCCTGGTATCCAGCTTGCTTTAAGAAAGTGTCCACAGCATTGGCTGACTTCTGGGTTTCGAGAAAGGCTTCCATGGCATTTCCACGCTTATGTGAAGCTGAAAACTCAATGACGGCAATATCTGGTTCGACTCGCATTACAGATGACCCAAAAACGCTGATACCAAAGGGGCGTTCAATAGATTGATTTCCGAACATGATACATTCTACCAGAGCATAAGTATTTCGCAGCTGCTCAGTACATAGCTGCGAGGTATGTGGTGAGCAGTGACGAAGGAATTCTGTTTTCCAGGTGGCCGCGCTGTGCGCGGCCTGCTGCTGCATGACTTTCCAACCTCAAAAGCTGTACGGAGCAGCTCCGAAAGCCTTCACGCTCTTCCCCGCGCTGAGAGAGCGTGAGACCATCCCAGCGGCCCTGAAAGCCCGCCACGCAGGTCCGGCCATGCGCGTCATCTCCTCCCCGACCCTTCAGGCCATGGCGATGCTGCTGACTGGGGAGGTGGAACTCCGGCAGGCATTCACGCTGGAAGAAGGCACCTATCAGCAGGTGCTGTACGCCGGACGTGCGAATGGAACGAGTTGGAGCTGCTTGCAGATGCACGACACCCTCACGCTGACCAGCCAGACCGAGACGCTGCCACTGATTCTGCTGGCGCTGACCGCCAGCGCTTCCCTGCCGATCTTCGAGGAGATCAACGTGGCGTGGAAGCTCTTCCTCAGCAAAGCAGCGAATCTGAACCTCACCCTGCCCTGCACCCAGACGCAGTTACAGCAGAACGCAGCCGCCCTCAAAGACGTGATGATCCGGCTGTGCGACGTTCTCACGTACACCCTGGAGAGCCACCCCATCACCATCGAGTCAGCCAACCCGCTGCTGCGCGGCGACGTGGTGACACCCCTCGTGCTGTCCGGCATGGACCTGCCAGCCCCGCCTGCGCTGCCGCTTTCCACCCCGGACACTGGAATCGTCGGCGACCTCACCCACTGGCTGAAGCGAGGCCTGAACGTGCTGATGACCGGCCCGACCAGCACCTTCAAAACCACGGCCGCCAACCGCGCCCTGCTGAACAACCACGCCGCGATCTTCACGGTGGCCGGGCGTCCTGGACTGGAAGACCGCGACTTCTACGGCGGCATCTACCCGGGCGCAAGCGGCCCTGAATGGATTCCCGGCCCGGTCACGCAGGCCTTCAGCAGCGCTGCGAACGGCACGCTCACCGGGATCGTCTTCAACGAAGTCACCCGCTTCGAAGCCCTGTACTTCAACGCCACCATCGGCATGATGGATGAGTACTCCGGCGCGGAACTCGCCGCCCAGGGCATCACCCTCACGCCACAGGCGCTGCAGGACATCGGTCTCACCTCCCAGAGCGATGGACGCTTTTACCTGCTGACACTGCCGAACGGCACGCAGATTCCCTGCCGCAAGGAGCTGCTGTGCTTCATCGGCACCGCGAACCTCGGCAGCGACTACGTCACCACCGGGGAACTGGATGCCGCGCTGCTCCGGCGCTTCGACCGGCATGTCGAAATGCCGCACCCGGAACGCCACGAGGTCATGCCGATGCTCATCCGCGCAGCAGGCGACGCATACCTCGCGGACGTCGGTTATACCCTGGAGGTCTTCACCCGCACTCAGGTGCTGGACCAGTCGGGCCGGTCCGACAAAACGAGCGCTGAGGGGCTGCTGCTGCGCCCCATGAACTTCAGCGTCACCCGCGCCCTGCTTGACGAGACCCGCGAGTTATGCGGACGCGGCATGCCCGCTCAGGTCGCATTTCTGAAAGCCGCGCAGAGTACGGTGGTGCCCTACTGCGTGCCGAGGCAGCCAAACGGTCAGCTGGACCCTGCAGCGCTGGAGCGCCTCACAGACGACATCCGCCGCTACTCGCTCGGGCTCGGGCAGTGACACGCCCATCGTTCGTTTCCTCTCCAGAGGTCACCGGATGATCACTATCACCGGAACCGACAGCCGTGGAGAGCCGCGGACCCTCCGAGTTCCCTTTCTGCTCGACGAGGCGTTTGATGCGGTCGCGCTCCAGGCGCTGCACCGGACCCCAGGCGATCTGGTCTTCGCGTCCGGGGCCATCCAGATGCGCTCCAGGCGCATCACCGAGGAACAGGTGCGGGCGGCCGGGACGCTGTGCAGCCGCTGGCTCCGGCAGCGCTGCCTGCAGCTGCAAACGAACGGGGGCATGCGGCTGGGACATAGCCGCTGGCGGAAGATCACGCGGGTCGAGTTCGACACCCAGGCGCTGGACGACATCAGGCGGGAGGCGGAACGGTCCGCGGACTGACCTGCACCCTCTCCCCTCCCCCATTCCATCCGACCTTCTCTCAAGGGCATTCCTCCGCTGGAATGCCCTTTTTCAGTTGCTGGCCCCTCAGGAGGGATGCATATCGACACTCAGACGAACCCTGCCACGACGTCCGCCCCAGGTACCCCAACCGCAGCGGCAGCGCCTGCACTGACTGGCACGCCTCTCAGCGTTGCGGCCTTCAAACGTGAGTTGCGCCCGGGTCGGCGCTTCAGCTGCGTGCACCGCAATCAGCAGATCGGTGCCATTCCGGCAGGAAAGCAGCCACCCAACGTGCGAACCGTCACGCACGTCGGCAGCCGCGACCTCGAAGTCAACGCCCCGGACCTGGCACACGACCGGGCGTTCCTCACCTACCCGACACAGAAGTCGGGCAGCTGGCTCGAACAGACCGCGACGGGCTTCATCTTCGCTTACGCGTCCGGCCTCCGGTGTGTGTACCAGTGGCTCGACTGACCATCAGGAGGCAGCTGTATGCCTGACATCAACACAACGCAACCGCAGGCCACCCTGACCGTTCATCTGTCGCCCGCCAATAACGCCTACGTCATCCTGTTTCGCGGAACACTGATGCGCGTCAAAGACGAGCCGATGTTCTTCGGAACGCGGGCAGACGCGCAGAAGGTCATTGATCGTCTGGACCGGATGAAACAGGCGGAACAGACGTGAAGTACTTCGTTTCGACCGGTTCAGATCTTGAGGCTTACGACGCGCATCCCGAGATCGGCATCATGACCGGCCCGCGCTGCTGGGGCATCGTCAACGTCCAGGCGGGCCGCGTATGGGCAAGTGACTGCGACGCGCTCTCCAAGCATGGCTACGACGAAGCAGCGTACTTCCGGCATCTGGAGCGGATGGCGAAGTTTGCCTCGACCTGTGCCTTTGTGGTTGTGCCGGATGTGCCAGGAAGTGGTGAGGAAACGCTGACGGTGTACCTGCAGGATGCTCCAACCATCGCGCTGTTCGGGTTTCCACTCGCGTATGTCCTTCAGGACGGCGCGGAGAACTTTGACCTCCCACCGTGTGACGTGGCGTTTCTCGGCGGCACTGACGCGTGGCGTTTGAAATGGGGGGCCACGCTGCTGCAACGCGCCCGCGAGGAGGGCCTGGGAACACACGTCGGGCGCGTCAACAGTGACGTGCGTATGAGCGCGCTGAGATTCACAGCGGCCGACAGTGTCGACGGCACATACCTCAGTTTTCTGGGTGTGGAACGCGGTCTGAAGACAATCGGTCGCTGGTTGGACAGCGCCAACGCCCCGAGTCTGTTCGAAGCAGCCGACTTCAAACCCGTCCTCACCGCCCTTTGACGCACGCGCCACTGACAGCTGAACGAGCTGCTCACCCTGTCTGCCGAACCGGTGTGCCGTCACGCCCTGATCAGCGTGAACTTCAGCACCACGCTGGTCAGGTGCTTCCGAATGCCCTGTTGCTGATCGACCTCACGCCATTCCTCAAGGAGTTTGTATGCCATCAGATGTCTCCCCGTCCGCTCCTGCCACCCAGACGCGGAAGTTCCGCGTCGCACCCGCCATCATTCGCAACCTGATCGAACGGCAGGCGGGAACGTTTGAAAAAGCGTTGATGGAGAACGTGATGAACGCCATCGACGCGGGTGCGACCCGCGTGCACGTCACGCTGGACCGCCACGGCTATACCGTCGATGACGATGGTCGCGGCTTCGCATCGATCCACGAGATCGAGCAGTATTTCGATACCTTCGGCTTCGAGCATGAAGGGAACGCGCTGCAGGCGGGCCGTACCTACGGCACGTTCGGGATCGGGCGCGGGCAGCAGTGGAATTGGGCCAGTACCGAGTATCGCTCGCACACCTTCAAAATGGCGGTCGACATCCGGAGTGAGCGGGGACTGGACTACCTGCTCGAAGACGGTCTGCAGGACCACCCCGGCACCGTGATTACCGGGACGTTCTACGAGCCGATGAGCAGCGATGTGTTGTTCCGGGTACGCTCGGAACTCAAAAACCTGGTGAAGTACAGCCTGGTTCCGATCACGCTCGACGGGCAGAACATCAGCGTGCAGCCCAGCAGCGAGACGTGGACGCTGGAGACTGACGACGCGTACCTGCGCGTGACGGACGGCTCATACGCCCGGGTGTACAACATCGGCATGCTGGTGGGGCGCTTCCAGGTGTCCCGCTGCGGCGCGGCTGGGGTCATCGTGACCAAAGCGCCGCTGGACCTGAACATGGCCCGCAATGACGTGATGGACAGCGATGAGCGCTGGAAGCGGATTCGCTCGGCCATGCGGCGATTGAACAGCGAGAAGGTGCAGAAGCGCAAACGGCTGACGGAGGACGACCTGCGCGTGTTGGCGCAGGAACTCCAGCAGGGCAACGTGGAAGCGTCGCACGAGCTGATGCAGCGGGCGCTGCTGGTCACGGACACGAACGGGCGCAGCATCACCCTGATTGATTTCGGGCGGCGGCTGCACGGGTTCATGCCGGTGATGCTGCATGACGACACCTCGCAGTACGGGAATGCCTACGCCCACGCGCAGAACCTCGCGTATGTGCTGCATCCCAAGACCTTGGAGCGCTGGGACGTCGGCACCCCGCAGGCGTTCATGGATGCCGTCCGGCAGGTCTTCCAGGCTCTCCAGCGCGCATTCCCATACGACGGGGTCTACAGCCATATGGTGGAGATTCTGCAGAACAACCGGGTGGTGCCCGATCTCAAGACCTTGCTCCCGAACTTCGCTGACGAGCGCGCCACGCTGGTGTCGAGCGATCTGAATGCCAGCGAACACGCGGTGCTCAGGAGCCTGAACGATCTGGTCCCGCCGCTCAACCGCGCCGTCCGGACCGCCCGCAGCGCCATGGGACTGGACATGCCCACCTTGGGTGTCCAGCGGATTCATGTGGGCCGCAGTGAAACTGACCGCGCATGGTGGGGCGAGAAGCACAGCCTGGTGATCGACCAGCGCGAGATCAGGCAGGCGCTCACCACCAGTGACGACTTCAACCGCCTGCTCCTGCTGCTCGCCCAGATGGCCTTCCAGGCAGGCTACGGCGGAGAGGACACCGCCACCAACAGTGATCAGCGACTCATCTTCCTGACCGAACACCTCC
The DNA window shown above is from Deinococcus ruber and carries:
- a CDS encoding SIMPL domain-containing protein — translated: MQQQAAHSAATWKTEFLRHCSPHTSQLCTEQLRNTYALVECIMFGNQSIERPFGISVFGSSVMRVEPDIAVIEFSASHKRGNAMEAFLETQKSANAVDTFLKQAGYQEFGSSRIKLESKTRYVNGEDQHTGYLAQVDFRLTLRDLDRLEPLLLGIIEAGANQIDSVDYQVNNLAELRTMARQKAVTAGIRKAEAYCLAANVTLGPIIHITDVNPESFQQRSSHGTKFREVSIDEQDGKGSLNPGSINVGGAVMLAFKIGKSTPANS
- a CDS encoding AAA family ATPase, whose protein sequence is MTFQPQKLYGAAPKAFTLFPALRERETIPAALKARHAGPAMRVISSPTLQAMAMLLTGEVELRQAFTLEEGTYQQVLYAGRANGTSWSCLQMHDTLTLTSQTETLPLILLALTASASLPIFEEINVAWKLFLSKAANLNLTLPCTQTQLQQNAAALKDVMIRLCDVLTYTLESHPITIESANPLLRGDVVTPLVLSGMDLPAPPALPLSTPDTGIVGDLTHWLKRGLNVLMTGPTSTFKTTAANRALLNNHAAIFTVAGRPGLEDRDFYGGIYPGASGPEWIPGPVTQAFSSAANGTLTGIVFNEVTRFEALYFNATIGMMDEYSGAELAAQGITLTPQALQDIGLTSQSDGRFYLLTLPNGTQIPCRKELLCFIGTANLGSDYVTTGELDAALLRRFDRHVEMPHPERHEVMPMLIRAAGDAYLADVGYTLEVFTRTQVLDQSGRSDKTSAEGLLLRPMNFSVTRALLDETRELCGRGMPAQVAFLKAAQSTVVPYCVPRQPNGQLDPAALERLTDDIRRYSLGLGQ
- a CDS encoding ATP-binding protein, encoding MPSDVSPSAPATQTRKFRVAPAIIRNLIERQAGTFEKALMENVMNAIDAGATRVHVTLDRHGYTVDDDGRGFASIHEIEQYFDTFGFEHEGNALQAGRTYGTFGIGRGQQWNWASTEYRSHTFKMAVDIRSERGLDYLLEDGLQDHPGTVITGTFYEPMSSDVLFRVRSELKNLVKYSLVPITLDGQNISVQPSSETWTLETDDAYLRVTDGSYARVYNIGMLVGRFQVSRCGAAGVIVTKAPLDLNMARNDVMDSDERWKRIRSAMRRLNSEKVQKRKRLTEDDLRVLAQELQQGNVEASHELMQRALLVTDTNGRSITLIDFGRRLHGFMPVMLHDDTSQYGNAYAHAQNLAYVLHPKTLERWDVGTPQAFMDAVRQVFQALQRAFPYDGVYSHMVEILQNNRVVPDLKTLLPNFADERATLVSSDLNASEHAVLRSLNDLVPPLNRAVRTARSAMGLDMPTLGVQRIHVGRSETDRAWWGEKHSLVIDQREIRQALTTSDDFNRLLLLLAQMAFQAGYGGEDTATNSDQRLIFLTEHLPIVTFYADTLKHTVDALYKAGVKPPARLINTLGRLERLSDQEDTGPLDLGDGPTDLT